A genomic segment from Gorilla gorilla gorilla isolate KB3781 chromosome 3, NHGRI_mGorGor1-v2.1_pri, whole genome shotgun sequence encodes:
- the PLK4 gene encoding serine/threonine-protein kinase PLK4 isoform X4, which translates to MIDKKAMYKAGMVQRVQNEVKIHCQLKHPSILELYNYFEDSNYVYLVLEMCHNGEMNRYLKNRVKPFSENEARHFMHQIITGMLYLHSHGILHRDLTLSNLLLTRNMNIKIADFGLATQLKMPHEKHYTLCGTPNYISPEIATRSAHGLESDVWSLGCMFYTLLIGRPPFDTDTVKNTLNKVVLADYEMPTFLSIEAKDLIHQLLRRNPADRLSLSSVLDHPFMSRNSSTKSKDLRTVEDSIDSGHATISTAITASSSTSISGSLFDKRRLLIGQPLPNKMTVFPKNKSSSDFSSSGDGNSFYTQWGNQETSNSGRGRVIQDAEERPHSRYLRRAYSSDRSGTSNSQSQAKTYTMERCHSAEMLSMSKRSGGGENEESSNHLCPGKTPFPFADPTPQTETVQQWFGNLQINAHLRKTTKYDSISPNRDFQGHPDLQKDTSKNAWTDTKVKKNSDASDNAHSVKQQNTIEYMTALHSKPEIIQQECVFGSDPLSEQSKTRGMEPPLGYQNRTLRSITSPLVAHRLKPIRQKTKKAVVSILDSEEVCVELVKEYASQEYVKEVLQISSDGNTITIYYPNGGRGFPLADRPPSPTDNISRYSFDNLPEKYWRKYQYASRFVQLVRSKSPKITYFTRYAKCILMENSPGADFEVWFYDGVKIHKTEDFIQVIEKTGKSYTLKSESEVNSLKEEIKMYMDHANEGHRICLALESIISEEERKTRSAPFFPIIIGRKPGSTSSPKALSPPPSVDSNYPTRDRASFNRMVMHSAASPTQAPILNPSMVTNEGLGLKTTASGTDISSNSLKDCLPKSAQLLKSVFVKNVGWATQLTSGAVWVQFNDGSQLLVQAGVSSISYTSPNGQTTRYGENEKLPDYIKQKLQCLSSILLMFSNPTPNFH; encoded by the exons CTCGACACTTCATGCACCAGATCATCACAGGGATGTTGTATCTTCATTCTCATGGTATACTACACCGGGACCTCACACTTTCTAACCTCCTACTGACTCGTAATATGAACATCAAGATTGCTGATTTTGGGCTGGCAACTCAACTGAAAATGCCACATGAAAAGCACTATACATTATGTGGAACTCCTAACTACATTTCACCAGAAATTGCCACTCGAAGTGCACATGGCCTTGAATCTGATGTTTGGTCCCTGGGCTGTATGTTTTATACATTACTTATCGGGAGACCACCCTTCGACACTGACACAGTCAAGAACACATTAAATAAAGTAGTATTGGCAGATTATGAAATGCCAACTTTTTTGTCAATAGAGGCCAAGGACCTTATTCACCAGTTACTTCGTAGAAATCCAGCAGATCGTTTAAGCCTGTCTTCAGTATTGGACCATCCTTTTATGTCCCGAAATTCTTCAACAAAAAGTAAAGATTTAAGAACTGTGGAAGACTCAATTGATAGTGGGCATGCCACAATTTCTACTGCAATTACAGCTTCTTCCAGTACCAGTATAAGTGGTAGTTTATTTGACAAAAGAAGACTTTTGATTGGTCAGCCACTCCCAAATAAAATGACTGTATTTCCAAAGAATaaaagttcaagtgatttttcttcttcaggaGATGGAAACAGTTTTTATACTCAGTGGGGAAATCAAGAAACCAGTAATAGTGGAAGGGGAAGAGTAATTCAAGATGCAGAAGAAAGGCCACATTCTCGATACCTTCGTAGAGCTTATTCCTCTGATAGATCTGGCACTTCTAATAGTCAGTCTCAAGCAAAAACATATACAATGGAACGATGTCACTCAGCAGAAATGCTTTCAATGTCCAAAAGATCAGGAGGAGGTGAAAATGAAGAGAG ctcCAATCATCTTTGTCCAGGAAAAACTCCTTTTCCATTTGCAGACCCGACACCTCAGACTGAAACGGTACAACAGTGGTTTGGGAATCTGCAAATAAATG CTCATTTAAGAAAAACTACTAAATATGACAGCATCAGCCCAAACCGGGACTTCCAGGGCCATCCAGATTTGCAGAAGGACACATCAAAAAATGCCTGGACTGATACAAAAGTCAAAAAGAACTCTGATGCTTCTGATAATGCACATTCTGTAAAACAGCAGAATACCATAGAATATATGACCGCACTTCACAGTAAACCTGAGATAATCCAACAAGAATGTGTTTTTGGCTCAGATCCTCTTTctgaacagagcaagactagggGTATGGAGCCACCATTGGGTTATCAGAATCGTACATTAAGAAGCATTACATCTCCGTTGGTTGCTCACAGGTTAAAACCAAtcagacagaaaaccaaaaaggCTGTG gtgagcATACTTGATTCAGAGGAGGTGTGTGTGGAGCTTGTAAAGGAGTATGCATCTCAAGAATATGTGAAAGAAGTTCTTCAGATATCTAGTGATGGAAATACG ATCACTATTTATTATCCAAATGGTGGAAGAGGTTTTCCTCTTGCTGATAGACCACCCTCACCTACTGACAACATCAGTAGGTACAGCTTTGACAATTTACCAG aaaaataCTGGCGAAAATATCAATATGCTTCCAGGTTTGTACAGCTTGTAAGATCTAAATCTCCGAAAATCACTTATTTTACAAGATACGCTAAATGCATTTTGATGGAGAATTCTCCTGGTGCTGATTTTGAGGTTTGGTTTTATGATG gggtaaaaatacacaaaacagaaGATTTCATTCAGGTGATTGAAAAGACAGGGAAGTCTTacactttaaaaagtgaaagtgaaGTTAATAGCTTGAAAGAGGAGATAAAAATGTATATGGACCATGCTAATGAG GGTCATCGTATTTGTTTAGCACTGGAATCCATAATttcagaagaggaaaggaaaactaGGAGTGCTCCCTTTTTCCCAATAATCATAGGAAG AAAACCTGGTAGTACTAGTTCACCTAAGGCCTTATCACCTCCTCCTTCTGTGGATTCAAATTACCCAACGAGAGATAGAGCATCTTTCAACAGAATGGTCATGCATAGTGCTGCTTCTCCAACACAGGCACCAATCCTTAATCCCTCT ATGGTTACAAATGAAGGACTTGGTCTTAAAACTACAGCTTCTGGAACAGACATCTCTTCTAATAGTCTAAAAGATTGTCTTCCTAAATCAGCACAACTTTTGAAATctgtttttgtgaaaaatgttgGTTGGGCTACACAG ttaaCTAGTGGAGCTGTGTGGGTTCAGTTTAATGATGGGTCCCAGTTGCTTGTGCAGGCAGGAGTGTCTTCTATCAGTTATACCTCACCAAATGGTCAAACAACTAG gtatggagaaaatgaaaaattaccaGACTACATCAAACAGAAATTACAGTGTCTGTCTTCCATCCTTTTGATGTTTTCTAATCCGACTCCTAATTTTCATTGA
- the PLK4 gene encoding serine/threonine-protein kinase PLK4 isoform X3, which yields MIDKKAMYKAGMVQRVQNEVKIHCQLKHPSILELYNYFEDSNYVYLVLEMCHNGEMNRYLKNRVKPFSENEARHFMHQIITGMLYLHSHGILHRDLTLSNLLLTRNMNIKIADFGLATQLKMPHEKHYTLCGTPNYISPEIATRSAHGLESDVWSLGCMFYTLLIGRPPFDTDTVKNTLNKVVLADYEMPTFLSIEAKDLIHQLLRRNPADRLSLSSVLDHPFMSRNSSTKSKDLRTVEDSIDSGHATISTAITASSSTSISGSLFDKRRLLIGQPLPNKMTVFPKNKSSSDFSSSGDGNSFYTQWGNQETSNSGRGRVIQDAEERPHSRYLRRAYSSDRSGTSNSQSQAKTYTMERCHSAEMLSMSKRSGGGENEERYSPTDNNANIFNFFKEKTSSSSGSFERPDNNQALSNHLCPGKTPFPFADPTPQTETVQQWFGNLQINAHLRKTTKYDSISPNRDFQGHPDLQKDTSKNAWTDTKVKKNSDASDNAHSVKQQNTIEYMTALHSKPEIIQQECVFGSDPLSEQSKTRGMEPPLGYQNRTLRSITSPLVAHRLKPIRQKTKKAVVSILDSEEVCVELVKEYASQEYVKEVLQISSDGNTITIYYPNGGRGFPLADRPPSPTDNISRYSFDNLPEKYWRKYQYASRFVQLVRSKSPKITYFTRYAKCILMENSPGADFEVWFYDGVKIHKTEDFIQVIEKTGKSYTLKSESEVNSLKEEIKMYMDHANEGHRICLALESIISEEERKTRSAPFFPIIIGRKPGSTSSPKALSPPPSVDSNYPTRDRASFNRMVMHSAASPTQAPILNPSMVTNEGLGLKTTASGTDISSNSLKDCLPKSAQLLKSVFVKNVGWATQLTSGAVWVQFNDGSQLLVQAGVSSISYTSPNGQTTRYGENEKLPDYIKQKLQCLSSILLMFSNPTPNFH from the exons CTCGACACTTCATGCACCAGATCATCACAGGGATGTTGTATCTTCATTCTCATGGTATACTACACCGGGACCTCACACTTTCTAACCTCCTACTGACTCGTAATATGAACATCAAGATTGCTGATTTTGGGCTGGCAACTCAACTGAAAATGCCACATGAAAAGCACTATACATTATGTGGAACTCCTAACTACATTTCACCAGAAATTGCCACTCGAAGTGCACATGGCCTTGAATCTGATGTTTGGTCCCTGGGCTGTATGTTTTATACATTACTTATCGGGAGACCACCCTTCGACACTGACACAGTCAAGAACACATTAAATAAAGTAGTATTGGCAGATTATGAAATGCCAACTTTTTTGTCAATAGAGGCCAAGGACCTTATTCACCAGTTACTTCGTAGAAATCCAGCAGATCGTTTAAGCCTGTCTTCAGTATTGGACCATCCTTTTATGTCCCGAAATTCTTCAACAAAAAGTAAAGATTTAAGAACTGTGGAAGACTCAATTGATAGTGGGCATGCCACAATTTCTACTGCAATTACAGCTTCTTCCAGTACCAGTATAAGTGGTAGTTTATTTGACAAAAGAAGACTTTTGATTGGTCAGCCACTCCCAAATAAAATGACTGTATTTCCAAAGAATaaaagttcaagtgatttttcttcttcaggaGATGGAAACAGTTTTTATACTCAGTGGGGAAATCAAGAAACCAGTAATAGTGGAAGGGGAAGAGTAATTCAAGATGCAGAAGAAAGGCCACATTCTCGATACCTTCGTAGAGCTTATTCCTCTGATAGATCTGGCACTTCTAATAGTCAGTCTCAAGCAAAAACATATACAATGGAACGATGTCACTCAGCAGAAATGCTTTCAATGTCCAAAAGATCAGGAGGAGGTGAAAATGAAGAGAGGTACTCACCCACAGACAACAATGCCaacatttttaacttctttaaagAAAAGACATCCAGTAGTTCTGGATCTTTTGAAAGACCTGATAACAATCAAGCGCT ctcCAATCATCTTTGTCCAGGAAAAACTCCTTTTCCATTTGCAGACCCGACACCTCAGACTGAAACGGTACAACAGTGGTTTGGGAATCTGCAAATAAATG CTCATTTAAGAAAAACTACTAAATATGACAGCATCAGCCCAAACCGGGACTTCCAGGGCCATCCAGATTTGCAGAAGGACACATCAAAAAATGCCTGGACTGATACAAAAGTCAAAAAGAACTCTGATGCTTCTGATAATGCACATTCTGTAAAACAGCAGAATACCATAGAATATATGACCGCACTTCACAGTAAACCTGAGATAATCCAACAAGAATGTGTTTTTGGCTCAGATCCTCTTTctgaacagagcaagactagggGTATGGAGCCACCATTGGGTTATCAGAATCGTACATTAAGAAGCATTACATCTCCGTTGGTTGCTCACAGGTTAAAACCAAtcagacagaaaaccaaaaaggCTGTG gtgagcATACTTGATTCAGAGGAGGTGTGTGTGGAGCTTGTAAAGGAGTATGCATCTCAAGAATATGTGAAAGAAGTTCTTCAGATATCTAGTGATGGAAATACG ATCACTATTTATTATCCAAATGGTGGAAGAGGTTTTCCTCTTGCTGATAGACCACCCTCACCTACTGACAACATCAGTAGGTACAGCTTTGACAATTTACCAG aaaaataCTGGCGAAAATATCAATATGCTTCCAGGTTTGTACAGCTTGTAAGATCTAAATCTCCGAAAATCACTTATTTTACAAGATACGCTAAATGCATTTTGATGGAGAATTCTCCTGGTGCTGATTTTGAGGTTTGGTTTTATGATG gggtaaaaatacacaaaacagaaGATTTCATTCAGGTGATTGAAAAGACAGGGAAGTCTTacactttaaaaagtgaaagtgaaGTTAATAGCTTGAAAGAGGAGATAAAAATGTATATGGACCATGCTAATGAG GGTCATCGTATTTGTTTAGCACTGGAATCCATAATttcagaagaggaaaggaaaactaGGAGTGCTCCCTTTTTCCCAATAATCATAGGAAG AAAACCTGGTAGTACTAGTTCACCTAAGGCCTTATCACCTCCTCCTTCTGTGGATTCAAATTACCCAACGAGAGATAGAGCATCTTTCAACAGAATGGTCATGCATAGTGCTGCTTCTCCAACACAGGCACCAATCCTTAATCCCTCT ATGGTTACAAATGAAGGACTTGGTCTTAAAACTACAGCTTCTGGAACAGACATCTCTTCTAATAGTCTAAAAGATTGTCTTCCTAAATCAGCACAACTTTTGAAATctgtttttgtgaaaaatgttgGTTGGGCTACACAG ttaaCTAGTGGAGCTGTGTGGGTTCAGTTTAATGATGGGTCCCAGTTGCTTGTGCAGGCAGGAGTGTCTTCTATCAGTTATACCTCACCAAATGGTCAAACAACTAG gtatggagaaaatgaaaaattaccaGACTACATCAAACAGAAATTACAGTGTCTGTCTTCCATCCTTTTGATGTTTTCTAATCCGACTCCTAATTTTCATTGA